One window of the Pseudofrankia sp. DC12 genome contains the following:
- a CDS encoding helix-turn-helix domain-containing protein, translating into MAELRKGTRITGAERDKLAAELRKKYESGQSIRLLAESSGRSYGFVHRILSESGTTLRGRGGATRGSKKKSA; encoded by the coding sequence TTGGCCGAGCTTAGGAAAGGAACCCGGATCACCGGCGCCGAGCGTGACAAGCTGGCCGCCGAGCTTCGCAAGAAGTACGAGTCCGGGCAGAGCATCCGACTCCTGGCCGAGTCGTCGGGCCGGTCGTACGGCTTCGTGCACCGGATCCTGTCCGAGTCCGGAACGACCCTGCGGGGCCGTGGCGGGGCGACCCGGGGCAGCAAGAAGAAGAGCGCCTGA